One genomic segment of Hymenobacter psoromatis includes these proteins:
- a CDS encoding serine hydrolase, giving the protein MFIRSLLPSLLLLLFLMRPAQAQQAPPDSPLLDSLLRSSPALAPVLARPATYQLQIIYTQINRDAQNVPHFTRHTYHLNPQQYFNPASLVKLPVALLSLEKLHALPLSITRNTIMATGVAGRCQTPVPFAAPADSDQQATVGNYIKRMLLVSDNLAYNRLYEFLGQKPLNDRLQQLGYAGSRIVRRFAPCDTAANRSTNPIAFLTIIGDTLYKQPAQTNPRTPAPPLGPVFAGRAYKVGSRIIHKPYDFTTANNLPLLDITALLQSALFPESLPPAQRPSLTAPDYAFLRQYLHLTPHASHFSAYTSAKYFDAYKKYLYYGRSPAAMPQPGLRIFNIVGMSHGYLADVAYFADSLHQSEFMLSAILYVNQDGIINDAAYDYDTVGEPFLAQLGQLFYQYEARRARQFRPALTLFFESDPGH; this is encoded by the coding sequence ATGTTTATCCGCTCGCTGCTGCCCAGCCTATTATTACTGCTTTTCCTAATGCGTCCGGCCCAGGCGCAGCAAGCTCCCCCCGATTCGCCGCTACTCGATAGCCTGCTTCGCAGTAGTCCCGCGTTGGCTCCGGTGCTGGCCCGGCCCGCCACGTACCAGCTCCAGATTATCTACACCCAGATAAATCGCGACGCGCAAAACGTGCCGCACTTCACCCGCCACACCTACCATCTCAATCCGCAGCAGTATTTCAATCCCGCTAGTCTGGTTAAGCTGCCCGTGGCGCTACTATCCCTCGAAAAGCTGCACGCCCTACCCCTCTCAATTACCCGGAATACCATCATGGCCACCGGGGTTGCCGGGCGCTGCCAGACTCCCGTGCCCTTCGCCGCCCCCGCCGATTCTGACCAGCAGGCCACCGTTGGTAACTACATCAAACGGATGCTGCTCGTCAGCGATAACCTGGCCTACAATCGGCTCTACGAGTTTCTTGGTCAAAAACCACTTAATGACCGCCTGCAGCAGTTAGGCTACGCGGGTAGCCGCATTGTGCGCCGTTTCGCCCCCTGCGACACGGCCGCCAACCGCTCTACCAATCCAATCGCTTTTCTTACCATCATCGGCGATACCCTCTATAAGCAGCCTGCCCAAACTAACCCGCGCACGCCCGCGCCGCCGCTTGGGCCCGTCTTCGCCGGCCGCGCCTACAAAGTGGGTAGCCGCATCATCCATAAGCCCTACGATTTCACCACGGCCAATAATCTGCCGCTACTCGATATCACCGCCTTGCTCCAAAGCGCGCTATTCCCTGAGTCCCTACCCCCCGCTCAGCGCCCCAGCCTCACCGCGCCCGATTATGCTTTCCTACGGCAATACTTGCATCTAACCCCCCACGCCAGCCACTTCAGCGCCTATACCAGCGCCAAGTACTTCGACGCTTACAAGAAGTATCTCTACTACGGCCGCAGCCCAGCTGCCATGCCGCAGCCCGGCCTGCGCATTTTTAACATCGTGGGTATGTCGCACGGCTACCTGGCTGATGTCGCTTACTTCGCCGACTCGCTGCACCAGTCCGAATTTATGCTCAGCGCTATCCTTTACGTTAATCAAGATGGTATTATCAATGATGCCGCCTATGATTACGACACCGTTGGCGAGCCTTTCCTGGCGCAGCTAGGTCAGCTTTTTTACCAATACGAAGCCCGGCGCGCCCGTCAGTTCCGCCCGGCGCTAACGCTTTTTTTCGAGTCCGACCCTGGCCACTAG
- a CDS encoding rhomboid family intramembrane serine protease — MDLSTPEAAAAHFAQRPDAELLYLARYARRYPPAVGAAAVVELRRRGLLPEVAPPLPPPPAATEPEPAEAAEAAETWGQVLRPALRSLFWPTRQYWAVPLLIDLNVLVWLAMTLSGVSASAPTGHELARWGSNVSGLTWPHQPWRLVTSLFVHGGLTHLLLNMASLWLLGVLLEARTGGGRLLAVYLASGVAGSVATLWYHSGGINSTGASGAIFGLYGLLLALLLGKKLVLDKWDRRGLLGLVLYLVLSNLISGLSGNIDNVAHFGGLLMGLLLAIPLQVGMEKGE, encoded by the coding sequence ATGGACCTTTCGACCCCCGAGGCGGCCGCCGCGCACTTTGCCCAGCGCCCCGATGCCGAGCTGCTGTACCTGGCCCGCTACGCCCGCCGCTACCCGCCCGCCGTGGGGGCGGCCGCCGTGGTCGAGCTGCGCCGCCGCGGCCTGCTGCCCGAGGTGGCCCCGCCCCTACCCCCCCCGCCCGCCGCCACCGAGCCCGAACCCGCCGAAGCGGCCGAAGCGGCCGAAACCTGGGGGCAGGTGCTGCGGCCGGCGCTGCGGAGCCTGTTTTGGCCCACGCGCCAGTATTGGGCCGTACCACTGCTCATCGACCTCAACGTGCTGGTGTGGCTGGCCATGACGCTGAGCGGTGTATCGGCCAGCGCGCCCACCGGACACGAGCTGGCCCGCTGGGGCTCCAACGTGTCGGGCCTGACGTGGCCGCACCAGCCCTGGCGGCTGGTTACCAGCTTATTCGTGCACGGCGGCCTCACGCATCTGCTGCTCAACATGGCCAGCTTGTGGCTGCTGGGCGTGCTGCTCGAAGCGCGCACCGGCGGCGGGCGGCTGCTGGCCGTGTACCTGGCCAGCGGCGTGGCGGGTTCGGTGGCCACGCTCTGGTACCACAGCGGCGGCATCAACTCGACGGGGGCGAGCGGGGCTATTTTTGGGCTCTACGGCCTGTTATTGGCGCTGCTGCTCGGCAAGAAGCTGGTGCTGGACAAGTGGGACCGCCGTGGCCTGCTGGGCCTGGTTTTATACCTGGTGCTTAGTAATTTAATCTCGGGGCTCAGCGGCAATATTGATAACGTGGCCCACTTCGGCGGCCTGCTCATGGGCTTGCTACTGGCTATTCCTCTGCAAGTTGGAATGGAGAAGGGAGAATAA
- the proC gene encoding pyrroline-5-carboxylate reductase encodes MKILIIGGGNMGLTYARSFVRAHITSRLDLRLLARSPERVLALAAHEVGTVWGRPEECVPGANILILAVKPQDSAALFAQLRGLVQPQQLVLSIMAGVRIDTLREALGTPKVIRAMPNLPAQIGMGMTAFTSTDEVSRAELVLVQNLLSTTGKTVYVEQESAIDASTAISGSGPAYVYYCMEALMAAAAQMGFAPAEAELLVSQTFRGAVELYSQAGLSCQDWIARVASKGGTTEAALGAFGRGSVREGLMAGAEAARARAEELGKK; translated from the coding sequence ATGAAGATTCTTATTATTGGCGGCGGCAATATGGGCCTGACCTACGCCCGCAGTTTCGTGCGTGCTCACATCACCTCGCGCCTCGATTTGCGCCTGCTGGCCCGCTCGCCCGAGCGCGTGCTCGCCCTGGCCGCCCATGAAGTCGGGACCGTGTGGGGCCGGCCCGAAGAGTGCGTGCCGGGGGCCAATATCCTCATCCTGGCCGTGAAACCGCAGGATTCGGCCGCGCTCTTTGCGCAGCTGCGCGGGCTGGTGCAGCCGCAGCAGCTGGTGCTCAGCATCATGGCCGGCGTGCGGATTGACACGTTGCGCGAGGCGCTGGGCACGCCCAAAGTCATCCGGGCTATGCCCAACCTGCCGGCCCAGATTGGCATGGGCATGACGGCCTTCACCAGCACCGATGAGGTAAGCCGCGCCGAGTTGGTGCTGGTGCAGAACCTGCTGAGCACCACCGGCAAAACCGTGTATGTGGAGCAGGAAAGCGCCATTGATGCCAGCACGGCCATCTCGGGCAGCGGCCCGGCCTACGTATACTACTGCATGGAGGCCCTGATGGCCGCCGCCGCCCAAATGGGCTTCGCCCCCGCCGAGGCTGAGCTACTGGTGAGCCAGACCTTCCGCGGGGCCGTGGAGCTGTATAGTCAGGCTGGCCTCAGCTGCCAAGACTGGATAGCCCGTGTGGCTTCTAAGGGCGGCACCACCGAGGCCGCCCTGGGCGCTTTCGGCCGCGGCTCCGTGCGCGAGGGCCTCATGGCCGGGGCTGAGGCCGCCCGCGCCCGCGCCGAGGAGCTGGGCAAAAAATAA
- a CDS encoding APC family permease — protein sequence MPDSSSPYKINFRTGAAIVIANMVGTGVFTSLGFQVLGIQSGFALLMLWGVGGLIALCGAVSYGELAAAMPRSGGEYHYLSQIYHPALGFLSGWVSATVGFAAPTALAALALARYSQSVWPALAAPLAPGGSFTGGTLLAVAVVLALALVHGRSTRAGSRLQVIITALKVLILVAFIGVGLVLGNAQPLAFAPDPAGWRALLSPTFAVSLVYVSYAYSGWNAAVYLTGEIERPQRNLSRILLTGTAVVLLLYVGLNYVFLRATPLAVLKGQLEVGYLAASWLFGPALGRLMGGVIAALLVSTISAMIFAGPRIVQTMGEDLPALRWLANRSAAGIPVRALLLQVAITLVFILKPDFNAVLVYAGFVLNLFTFLTVLGLFVLRWRQPELPRPYRAWGYPFTPLLFLALSAWTLIFIIKDKPYESAYGLATVASGLLVYFAATKLGPTPRPAAEAPVPTVGESSAA from the coding sequence ATGCCCGATTCGTCCAGTCCTTATAAAATTAATTTCCGCACCGGGGCCGCCATTGTCATCGCCAATATGGTGGGCACGGGGGTTTTTACTAGCCTGGGCTTCCAGGTGCTGGGCATCCAGAGCGGTTTTGCGTTGCTGATGTTGTGGGGGGTAGGCGGCCTCATTGCATTGTGCGGGGCCGTGAGCTACGGCGAGTTGGCGGCCGCCATGCCCCGCTCGGGCGGCGAGTATCATTATTTGAGTCAGATTTACCATCCGGCGCTGGGGTTTTTATCGGGTTGGGTGTCGGCCACCGTAGGCTTTGCCGCGCCTACTGCCCTGGCGGCGCTGGCTCTGGCGCGCTACTCGCAGAGCGTGTGGCCAGCGCTGGCCGCGCCGCTGGCACCGGGGGGCTCGTTCACTGGCGGCACCTTACTGGCCGTGGCCGTAGTGCTGGCCCTGGCGCTGGTGCATGGCCGCAGCACCCGCGCCGGCAGCCGCTTACAGGTGATTATCACGGCGTTGAAAGTGCTGATTCTGGTCGCTTTTATCGGGGTCGGCCTGGTGCTGGGCAACGCGCAGCCGCTGGCCTTCGCGCCCGACCCGGCGGGCTGGCGGGCGCTGCTGAGCCCGACCTTCGCAGTGTCGTTGGTGTACGTTAGCTATGCCTACTCGGGCTGGAACGCCGCCGTGTACCTCACCGGCGAAATCGAGCGCCCTCAGCGCAACCTGTCGCGCATTCTGCTTACCGGTACGGCCGTCGTACTCCTATTATATGTAGGGCTGAACTACGTATTTCTGCGCGCTACCCCCCTGGCGGTGCTTAAGGGTCAGCTGGAGGTAGGCTACCTGGCGGCCAGCTGGCTGTTCGGCCCCGCGCTGGGGCGGCTCATGGGGGGCGTCATCGCGGCGCTACTGGTTTCCACCATCAGTGCCATGATTTTTGCCGGTCCTCGCATTGTGCAAACGATGGGGGAGGACCTGCCCGCCCTACGCTGGCTGGCGAACCGCAGTGCGGCGGGCATTCCGGTGCGAGCACTGCTGTTGCAAGTAGCTATTACCCTAGTTTTTATCCTGAAGCCCGATTTTAACGCCGTGCTCGTCTACGCGGGCTTTGTCTTAAATCTGTTCACGTTTCTCACCGTGTTAGGCTTGTTCGTGCTACGCTGGCGTCAGCCCGAGCTGCCGCGTCCCTACCGTGCTTGGGGCTACCCCTTCACGCCGCTGCTGTTCCTGGCCCTCAGTGCCTGGACGCTCATCTTTATTATAAAGGATAAGCCCTACGAGTCGGCCTATGGTCTGGCCACGGTAGCGAGCGGCCTACTAGTGTATTTCGCCGCTACTAAGCTGGGCCCTACCCCCCGGCCCGCGGCCGAAGCGCCCGTGCCCACAGTGGGCGAAAGCTCTGCCGCTTGA
- the tsaB gene encoding tRNA (adenosine(37)-N6)-threonylcarbamoyltransferase complex dimerization subunit type 1 TsaB, whose protein sequence is MPTLLLSLETSSPICAVALHHLADGRLLGQAELRLDKSHSTHLTVLIEQLVANTGHALADLGAVALSDGPGSYTGLRIGAAAAKGLCFALDIPLLAVGTLPALAHQAAAHTPRPNTYLYCPMLDARRQEVYTALYAADGCELLPPTNLVLDAGSLAEHLAHHAVLFCGSGAAKFEALVQNNPNAVFLANVQPSAVSLGELAWAAYQRQEFCDVAYYEPFYLKEVYTTTPRSVIN, encoded by the coding sequence ATGCCTACCCTCCTACTTTCGCTCGAAACCTCATCGCCGATTTGCGCCGTGGCGCTGCACCACCTCGCCGATGGCCGCCTGCTCGGCCAGGCCGAATTGCGCCTCGATAAGTCGCACTCTACTCACCTTACGGTGCTCATCGAGCAGCTGGTAGCCAATACCGGCCACGCGCTGGCCGACCTCGGAGCCGTGGCCCTAAGCGACGGCCCTGGTTCCTACACCGGCCTGCGCATCGGGGCCGCCGCCGCCAAAGGCCTGTGCTTTGCCCTCGATATTCCGCTGCTGGCCGTGGGCACGCTGCCCGCGCTGGCCCATCAGGCGGCCGCGCATACGCCGCGCCCCAATACCTATTTATACTGCCCCATGTTGGATGCCCGGCGGCAGGAAGTGTACACGGCCCTCTACGCCGCCGATGGCTGCGAGCTGCTACCCCCCACCAATCTCGTGCTCGATGCCGGTAGCTTGGCCGAACATTTAGCCCACCACGCGGTGTTATTCTGTGGGTCGGGCGCGGCCAAGTTTGAGGCTTTGGTGCAGAATAATCCCAACGCTGTTTTCCTGGCCAATGTGCAGCCCTCCGCCGTGAGCCTCGGTGAGCTGGCCTGGGCCGCCTACCAGCGCCAGGAATTCTGCGATGTGGCTTATTATGAGCCTTTTTACTTAAAAGAAGTTTACACGACTACCCCCAGGTCAGTTATCAACTAA
- a CDS encoding DUF2480 family protein, which yields MEPLFVNRVAASGLVTLNLEDFIHPGNRVVYDIKDNLFHGLMLREKDFREFVKTHDWTQYDGQNVAIICSADAIVPTWAYMLLAGKLQGHAHRYVFGNLEALEQSLFEEAIAAINPVDYQGIKLVIKGCGDKPVPTFAYVAIMQRLLPVAASIMYGEPCSTVPLYKKPKAATAVAEG from the coding sequence ATGGAACCACTCTTCGTCAACCGCGTCGCCGCCTCGGGCCTCGTCACCCTTAACCTGGAGGATTTCATCCATCCCGGCAACCGGGTGGTGTACGATATTAAGGATAACCTCTTCCACGGCCTGATGCTGCGCGAAAAGGACTTCCGCGAGTTTGTGAAAACCCACGACTGGACGCAGTACGACGGCCAGAACGTGGCCATTATCTGCTCCGCAGATGCCATTGTGCCCACCTGGGCCTACATGCTGCTGGCTGGTAAGCTGCAAGGCCACGCCCATCGCTACGTATTTGGCAACCTGGAAGCGTTGGAGCAGTCGCTGTTTGAGGAAGCTATTGCCGCTATTAATCCCGTTGATTATCAAGGTATTAAGCTGGTAATCAAGGGCTGCGGCGACAAGCCGGTGCCCACTTTTGCCTACGTCGCCATCATGCAGCGGCTGCTGCCCGTGGCCGCCAGCATCATGTACGGCGAACCGTGCAGCACCGTGCCGCTTTATAAAAAGCCCAAGGCCGCCACCGCCGTAGCCGAGGGGTAG
- a CDS encoding NAD-dependent epimerase/dehydratase family protein gives MKKTALLAGATGLIGSALLPLLLASERYAKVIVVGRRPVSTQHPKLTQVITDFDQLEAERLRLIADDVYCCLGTTISQAGSREAFYRVDFLYVVQLAALTAANFAAQFLVVSALGADAHARFYYNRVKGEMEEAVRQTPFRAIHIFRPSLLLGERPTPRLSERLSAAVLTLARPLLRGGLAKYRPVTATAVAQAMLRAAEDDGGGIRVHSSEAL, from the coding sequence ATGAAAAAAACCGCACTCCTGGCCGGTGCTACTGGCCTTATCGGCAGTGCGTTGCTGCCCCTACTGCTGGCTTCGGAGCGCTACGCCAAAGTGATTGTGGTGGGTCGCCGCCCGGTAAGCACCCAGCATCCCAAGCTCACCCAGGTAATCACCGATTTCGACCAGCTTGAAGCCGAGCGCCTGCGCCTCATTGCCGATGATGTATACTGCTGCCTAGGCACGACTATCAGCCAGGCGGGCTCACGGGAGGCTTTTTACCGCGTTGATTTTCTGTATGTGGTGCAGCTGGCGGCCCTCACGGCGGCCAATTTTGCGGCGCAGTTCCTGGTGGTGTCCGCGCTGGGGGCCGACGCACACGCGCGCTTTTACTACAATCGCGTGAAGGGTGAAATGGAGGAAGCCGTGCGCCAGACGCCGTTCCGGGCCATTCATATTTTCCGGCCTTCGCTGCTGCTCGGCGAGCGGCCTACCCCCCGCTTAAGCGAGCGCCTGAGCGCAGCTGTACTAACCTTGGCCCGGCCGCTGTTGCGTGGCGGCTTGGCCAAGTACCGCCCCGTGACCGCTACCGCCGTAGCCCAGGCCATGCTGCGCGCCGCCGAAGATGATGGCGGCGGCATCCGCGTGCACAGCTCTGAGGCCTTGTGA
- a CDS encoding acyltransferase family protein, translating to MRPTRLVSLDVFRGLTVMLMTVVNNPGDWGHIYPPLEHAEWNGCTPTDLVFPFFLFIVGVSLAYALAGARRDGLPLSPVLARVARRAAILFGLGVLTSLYPHFDFATVRIMGVLQRIALVYFGCSVIYLTTSWRTQLMLLVIFLASYAALMQLVPVPGVGPANLEPTTNLGAWLDRTLLTEPHLWPTSRTWDPEGLLGTLPALSTGLLGLLAGTWLRWPGPARLSKPVGLALAGVAAVVAGLIWSHWFPINKALWTSSYVLFTGGLALGLLALLYWVCDVRGYRRGVGPALAFGVNAIAVFFFSAILSRTFGLMRLPGSGGQAVGLKEWLYEWGIAPFFHDPRNASLAGAVVCLLIWWGILSFLQRRGWIWKV from the coding sequence ATGCGCCCTACCCGCCTGGTTTCGCTCGATGTATTCCGCGGCCTCACCGTGATGCTGATGACGGTGGTGAATAACCCCGGTGACTGGGGACACATCTACCCGCCCCTGGAGCACGCCGAGTGGAACGGCTGCACGCCCACTGACCTCGTGTTTCCGTTTTTCCTGTTCATCGTGGGTGTGAGCCTAGCCTACGCCCTGGCCGGAGCCCGGCGCGACGGCCTACCCCTCAGCCCGGTGTTGGCGCGGGTGGCGCGGCGAGCGGCTATTTTGTTCGGGCTGGGCGTGCTCACTTCGCTCTACCCGCACTTCGATTTTGCCACGGTGCGCATCATGGGCGTGTTGCAGCGCATTGCGCTGGTGTACTTCGGGTGCAGCGTTATCTACCTCACTACCAGTTGGCGCACACAACTCATGCTGCTGGTAATTTTCCTGGCTAGCTACGCCGCGCTGATGCAACTGGTGCCGGTGCCCGGCGTCGGCCCCGCCAACCTGGAGCCTACCACCAATCTTGGGGCCTGGCTCGACCGCACCCTGCTCACCGAGCCGCATCTCTGGCCCACCTCCCGCACCTGGGACCCCGAGGGGCTGCTCGGCACGCTGCCCGCGCTGAGCACCGGGCTATTGGGGCTGCTGGCGGGCACCTGGCTACGCTGGCCCGGCCCCGCCCGGCTCAGCAAGCCAGTGGGCCTGGCGCTGGCTGGCGTGGCGGCCGTAGTCGCCGGCTTGATATGGAGCCACTGGTTTCCCATCAATAAAGCGCTGTGGACCAGTTCCTACGTGCTCTTCACGGGCGGGCTGGCGCTGGGGCTACTGGCGCTGCTTTACTGGGTCTGCGACGTGCGGGGCTACCGGCGGGGGGTAGGGCCGGCGTTGGCCTTTGGCGTCAATGCCATTGCGGTATTCTTCTTCTCGGCCATTCTCTCGCGCACCTTTGGGTTGATGCGGCTGCCAGGTTCCGGTGGGCAAGCGGTGGGCCTCAAAGAATGGCTCTATGAGTGGGGCATCGCGCCTTTTTTCCACGACCCGCGCAATGCGTCACTGGCCGGGGCGGTCGTATGTTTGCTCATCTGGTGGGGCATACTCAGCTTCCTGCAGCGGCGAGGCTGGATTTGGAAAGTTTAA
- a CDS encoding glycoside hydrolase family 10 protein, with the protein MLSFWFSYPRFFVYCLLSLLPLAGRAQAPPTLGAIAGAEDLRPAPPKRELRGFWVATVANIDWPNQRGEAPEQYRREYRRLLDAGQRAGLNAVFVQIRPASDAFYKSDLEPWSKYLTGRQGRPPGDHDDPLPFLIAEAHRHNMEFHAWFNPYRATMDTVTRTLAPLHPYKQHPEWFIKYGGQYLYNPGLPAVRAHIKRVIMDVVRRYDIDGVHFDDYFYPYPEPKLVFHDEQAYREQNPDSLKLADWRRQNVNTLIHDLHDSIRTAKRWVKFGISPFGVWMNKSADPLGSDTRAGQPSYSNLYADSRLWLEQGWVDYILPQLYWSTKFRLVPYGPLLDWWTRNHFQRHLYIGHGTYRMLESTRSDTAWRTARELPRQIRLNRDYPADVQGSVFFSAKSLATNPLHTTDSLRLDLYRTPALVPVMPWLDSLAPRPVRELVLSRQGQVATLTWQPDLRPAADGDLAAYYVLYRFERGQVMGPNDPRRILTVQRPTALAQPGTFADTTAVPGLAYAYYLTAVDRLHNESVPVRIFSEGKLPVEMLAAAPPAEVPVAAARPQPRPSVAARPQPRPAAPGAEEAAAKAKVKTKEKHRHRGFFARLFGLE; encoded by the coding sequence GTGTTGAGTTTCTGGTTTTCCTACCCCCGCTTTTTCGTTTATTGTCTTCTGAGCTTATTGCCGCTGGCCGGGCGGGCGCAGGCTCCGCCTACGCTCGGGGCCATCGCGGGCGCGGAGGACCTACGGCCCGCGCCGCCCAAGCGCGAGTTGCGCGGCTTCTGGGTGGCCACGGTGGCCAATATCGACTGGCCCAACCAGCGTGGTGAAGCCCCCGAGCAGTACCGCCGCGAGTACCGCCGCCTGCTTGATGCCGGCCAGCGCGCCGGCCTCAACGCGGTGTTTGTGCAAATCCGGCCCGCCTCGGATGCCTTCTATAAGTCTGATTTAGAGCCTTGGAGCAAGTACCTGACCGGCCGCCAGGGCCGCCCGCCCGGCGACCACGACGACCCGCTGCCCTTCCTCATCGCCGAGGCGCACCGCCACAATATGGAGTTCCACGCCTGGTTCAACCCCTACCGGGCCACGATGGACACAGTGACGCGCACGCTGGCCCCGCTACACCCCTACAAACAGCACCCGGAGTGGTTTATTAAATACGGCGGCCAGTATTTATATAACCCCGGCCTGCCGGCGGTGCGCGCCCACATCAAGCGCGTTATTATGGACGTGGTGCGGCGCTATGATATTGACGGCGTGCACTTTGATGATTATTTTTATCCCTACCCCGAGCCGAAGCTGGTATTTCACGATGAGCAAGCCTATCGGGAGCAAAACCCCGATAGCCTGAAGCTGGCCGACTGGCGGCGGCAGAACGTGAACACGCTCATCCACGACCTGCACGACAGCATTCGGACGGCCAAGCGGTGGGTGAAATTCGGGATTTCGCCCTTCGGCGTGTGGATGAACAAGAGCGCCGACCCGCTTGGCTCCGATACCCGCGCCGGCCAGCCCAGCTACTCCAATCTCTACGCCGACTCGCGCCTGTGGCTGGAACAAGGTTGGGTGGATTATATTTTACCACAATTATATTGGAGTACTAAATTTCGGCTCGTGCCCTACGGCCCGCTGCTGGACTGGTGGACGCGCAACCACTTTCAGCGCCACCTCTACATCGGCCACGGCACCTACCGGATGCTCGAAAGCACGCGCTCGGACACGGCCTGGCGCACGGCCCGCGAGCTGCCCCGCCAGATTCGCCTCAACCGCGACTACCCCGCCGACGTGCAGGGAAGCGTATTTTTCTCGGCTAAGTCGCTGGCCACGAACCCGCTGCACACTACCGATTCTTTGCGCCTCGACCTCTACCGAACTCCGGCGCTGGTGCCTGTTATGCCTTGGCTCGATAGCCTGGCCCCGCGCCCGGTGCGTGAGCTAGTGCTCAGCCGCCAGGGCCAAGTGGCTACCCTCACTTGGCAACCCGACCTGCGCCCCGCCGCCGATGGCGACCTCGCTGCCTACTACGTGCTCTACCGCTTCGAGCGTGGCCAGGTGATGGGTCCCAACGACCCGCGCCGCATCCTCACGGTGCAGCGGCCTACCGCGCTGGCCCAGCCCGGCACCTTCGCCGATACCACCGCCGTGCCCGGCCTGGCCTACGCCTACTACCTCACCGCCGTGGACCGCCTGCATAACGAGAGCGTGCCAGTCCGCATTTTCAGCGAAGGCAAGCTGCCTGTGGAGATGCTGGCCGCCGCGCCGCCCGCCGAGGTTCCAGTGGCCGCGGCCCGTCCGCAGCCGCGCCCCTCGGTGGCCGCGCGCCCGCAGCCGCGCCCCGCCGCCCCAGGTGCAGAGGAAGCTGCCGCCAAAGCGAAAGTCAAAACCAAAGAAAAACACCGGCACCGTGGCTTCTTCGCCCGGCTTTTTGGGTTGGAGTAA
- a CDS encoding alcohol dehydrogenase catalytic domain-containing protein, translating into MLALQLDAPHQPAVAREIPTPQPATNEVLVRLHAAALNHRDVWIQQGQYAGIKLPCTLGADGSGEIAALGAGVTGWAVGAPVLIYPGVAWGNEQRAQGRDFRVLGMPDPGTFAEYTTVPAHYVRPRPAHLSWEQAAALPLAGLTAYRAAFGRARVQAGERVLVTGVGGGVALQAAQFCAARGAEVWVTSGDDDKLARALGLPLGLRGGLNYKAENWGRTLTQQAGGGFDVIVDSAAGAAFGTLLDVAAPGGRLVFYGATLGNVPQLPAAKVFWKQLSILGSSMGSEQDFDDMLALVNEHQLVPVVDKVFPLAEGEAALRYLEAGRQLGKVVLTC; encoded by the coding sequence ATGCTTGCTCTTCAACTCGATGCCCCGCACCAGCCCGCCGTGGCGCGCGAAATTCCTACCCCCCAGCCCGCCACCAATGAAGTGCTGGTGCGGCTGCACGCCGCCGCCCTCAACCACCGCGACGTCTGGATTCAGCAGGGCCAGTACGCGGGCATCAAGCTGCCCTGCACACTGGGGGCCGATGGCAGCGGCGAAATCGCGGCGCTGGGCGCGGGCGTAACCGGGTGGGCCGTGGGCGCGCCCGTCCTTATTTACCCAGGGGTGGCCTGGGGCAACGAGCAGCGGGCGCAGGGCCGCGACTTTCGGGTGCTGGGCATGCCCGACCCCGGCACTTTTGCCGAGTACACTACCGTGCCGGCCCACTACGTGCGGCCCCGCCCGGCGCACCTGAGCTGGGAGCAGGCCGCCGCGCTGCCGCTGGCCGGCCTCACGGCCTACCGGGCCGCTTTCGGGCGGGCGCGGGTGCAGGCCGGCGAACGGGTGCTGGTAACGGGGGTAGGCGGTGGCGTGGCCTTGCAAGCAGCCCAGTTTTGCGCCGCGCGCGGAGCCGAAGTGTGGGTGACGTCGGGCGATGACGACAAGCTGGCCCGCGCCCTGGGCCTACCCCTGGGCCTGCGCGGGGGCCTCAATTACAAAGCCGAAAACTGGGGCCGCACCCTCACGCAGCAGGCCGGCGGCGGCTTCGACGTGATAGTTGACAGCGCGGCCGGCGCAGCCTTCGGCACCCTGCTCGACGTGGCCGCGCCGGGCGGCCGCCTCGTGTTCTACGGGGCCACGCTGGGTAATGTGCCGCAGCTGCCCGCCGCCAAAGTCTTCTGGAAGCAGCTCAGCATCCTGGGCTCGTCGATGGGCTCGGAGCAGGATTTTGACGATATGCTGGCGCTGGTAAACGAGCACCAGCTAGTGCCGGTGGTGGATAAAGTATTCCCGCTGGCCGAGGGCGAAGCTGCCCTGCGCTACCTCGAAGCCGGCCGGCAGCTCGGCAAAGTGGTGCTGACGTGCTAA